TGTAAGTGTCCGCTGGCGTCGCGATCATCTTCGATCACATAACGATCGACGTCGATTGTTGCGGGCAGATCGGCAATCATTTTGAATGCGGCCATTACCTGCAGGCAACCTTGGACATAAGCGGCGACGCCATCGGGATTGCAGCCTCCGCCGCCGCCCCATTCGGCATAGATCGCTGGAACGTTGGCGTCGCGCGCCGCCGAAAGTGAACGACCTTCCAATCGGGCGGAAGTTCCCCAGATGATCGGCAACCCGAAGGCGGCGGCCATCTGACGCTGCGTCTCCAACGTGGCGGCGTCGGAGACCAGCATGTAGCCGACCAGTGGAGAGATTTCCATCGCCAGCCCCCCGGTATGCAGATCGATCAGGAAGTCGGCTTCTTCGATCAACTCGTTGGCCGCAAACGCGATTTGTTCGGTTGGTTTACCATGACGGAAACCGGGAAACGTCCGCGCGAGATCCAGTCGATCCGAGCCGGTGCGACTGCGGCTGACAAACGCTGGATGATTAGCGATCGGTACAAGCGTGACGGTCCCGCGGAGTTGGCGAGAATCGATCGTCTCGGCCAGGCGACGAACCGCGGCGATCGGCTCGTATTCATCCCCATGAACGCCAGCCAGAATCAACAGATGCGGGCCATGAATGGCGCCGGCAATTTCAATGCGTTGCAGATTCATCCAATTGAAGAATCAATAGAGGGAGAGGGGGAATGATTGGCCGAATCGTGGTCGACCGCTTGATTGGATTTGGAAGAAACCATCGTATGAATCGTCAGCCCTTGAAGGTCGCCTTGGGGTTGGGGAAGGATCCAACTGACGACATAGCCGACCAGTGCGCAGGTCAGCGTGCCAGCCGCGCCTGACAGATAGACATGCAGCGTCGAGTCGAATTGAACCATCGCCGTCGCCGCAGCGCCGGCCGCTAGTCCGACCAGGGCGCCGATCCAGTTGGCGCGCGTGGTGAAGACCGCCAGCAAAAAGATGCCGGAGAGGCCGCCGCCGAGCATGCCGAGCATTAAATTAAAATAGTCGAACAACGACGTGATATTCAGGACGGCCATGACCAGCGCCATCGAAGTGCCGAGGATTCCGATCAAGAGCGTCAACAAACGAGCGACGCGAATCTCTGCGCTCGGTTTGGCAGGCCCAGCCAAACGAAGCCAGAAATCGTTGACGATCGCTGATGCGATCGAGTTCATGCTGGAGTCAAGCGAACTCATCGCGGCGGCGAAGATTGCAGCGATCACCAGACCGGCGACGCCGGCAGGAAGTTGCTGCATGACAAACCAGGGAACGACCTGGTCGGCTTTGCCGGGGGATGCGATTTCCGGATGTAGTTGATAGAAGCCCCACAGCGAAGTACCGAGCAGCAGAAACAAAAAGCCGGTCGGAATTGTCATCAGTCCGTTGAGCCATATGCTACGTGCGGCCGATTTCTCGTCAGGCGTAGTCAAGTATCGCTGCACGACCGTTTGATCGGTCGTGTAGGCGATCAGATTGATAAAGAAAAAGCCGACCAGCAAGACCCAGGTTGAAGGTTCGCTGGGAGTCGCTGACCAGGTGAAGATCGTCAGTTTGTCGGCTGAACTGGCCAACTCATACAACTGCATCGGACCGCCGATCTCGAAGATCGACACGGCCAAGCAAAGGAGCGCACCGCCGATCAAAACGATGACTTGAACGACATCGGTCCAGATCACCGCTTCCATTCCGCCGAGTACCGTATAGATGGTCGCCAGCGTTCCCATCAGGATCACCGCGACCAGCACATTACTTCCGGTCGCGGCTGCGATCGCAACAGCAGGCAGCAAGAGAACGATCCCCATTCGGCCTACTTGGAAGGCAATAAAGATCAAGCTGGCGATCAGTCGCACCGATAGATGAAACCGACGTTCAAGATATTGATAGGCGGTCTGCACTTGAAGCCGACGAAACAGCGGCAGATAGAAGTAAACGATCAGCGGCGCCATCAGTAGCGTAGTCCAGCCGCCGACGATCTTTGTCCAGTTGCCATCAGGAGCGAGCGCCAGCGCTGGAACCGCCATGAACGTGATCGCGGAGAGTTGCGTGCCGTAGATCGAAAGGCCCGCCGCCCACCAGGGAATGCGTCCGCCGGCCAGAAAAAAGTCTTCACCACTCGATTCGCTGCGAGAAAAATAGCCGCCGATCCCGACCATCGCGGCCAGGTAAGCGATCAACACCGCCCAGTTCACCCAGCCGAAGCTAGGAGCGGCGATCGACGATGCGACTGTAGGCTCTTGAGCGCAAGCGACGCCGGTCGCTCCGGCGAGAACGAGCGGCGTAAGACCGACAACGACGTAGGTGGATAATCTCAAAATGGACCTGCTGTTTAGCTCGGTTGCGCGACGGCGAGTTTTAGTTCGTTATCAATCAAGCGACGAATTGTCGCGTCGTTCAGCAACTGGTCTTGTTCTTCGCTCGAAAGCTGATCGTACGGCGCCGGCGCCATCAAGCCCGGCACGCCCAGCGCGTTTAAGATGCTGCTCACCGCACCAAACAGCTTGCTCGCGCGACCGATCTCCAAAAAACGGCAAAGGTCGGCTTGCAACTGCGCCGCTTCTTCCCATTGGCCTTGATCGGCGGCGTCGGCCAGGGCGCGGCTTTGATTCGGAAAGATCGCAAACAATCCATCCAAATTGTCGGGAACTCCCAAACGAATCAGGTCGGCGACCCGTTCCGGTTGTGCAGGGACAACACGCGTTCGCTCTCCGAAACGCTCCCACAATTCGGTTGTCCATTGCCAGTCCCGCGTGCACTTCAGGCCATGAACATTAGGATGAGCGACGACTTGCTCAATCAGCTCCATCGAGAGGGCCGTGCCGGTTAGTCCCGGCAAATCGTACAGAAACAGCGGCTTGTTGGCCGCGTCCGCCAGCTGAAGGTAATAACGGAGCAACTCTTGTTCGGTGAACTTCATCAGATAGGGAGTCAAGATTACGAGCCCGTCGACCGGCTGACGCTCGGCGATTCGGATTCGCGCCAACGTGCGGTGATAGCTGGCGTCTCCCACGCCGACCCACATTTCGGTTCGAGCGCTGGCGATGCTAACGCTTTCCTCGATCAGTTTTTCGTAGGTCGCGTCGGTCTGCAATTGCATTAAGCCCATTGTGCCGGCGACCAACAGTCCGTCGATGCCGGCGGCGATTTGCGCTTCGATATGCGCAGTTAGCCCTTCGGCATGCAGATCCCCGTTGGAATGGATGGGTGTGCAGATGGCCGAAATGAGACGCGTATGCATGGTGATGGTTGCTTTGGCAGTTCAGTTTTGCGGGAGTAATTTCAGGAAGGCGTATCAGGCAAGCTCTAATTGGGCGAAACGGCCAAGCGGAGTAACGCATACTCGCGTTGGGTGTAACTGTTGTGTGCCCGGGGATAAGTAAGGATAAACTCGCCGGTTTCGCGGTCTTCCATCAGGTGAACATGCGATAGATCGAGTCGCCCTTGGCGTTCATCTGCTTTGGACTTTTGATCGACGAGGACCACGCTTTCGCGAATCAATTGCAAGGATTGCGGATTGACCTCGCCGATCGCCAGCGGAAAGCGGGGGAGGTTGCCATCGGGGTTCTCCGGCGTGATGTTACCGACCCAGAAAATGCGGCCGCTGCTATGACGCATTAGCACCGACATGCTGCTGGGTGAAAAGAAGCCTGTACCGTCCGTATATTTCCAGCGCTGCGGCTGGCTCCACGTTTCTCCTTCGTCCTCAGAAATCGCGAACCATTTGGTCGCCGCGACTTTGGGATCGTGCATGTTACTGCCGCGCATCACCATCAAGATTCGCCCGTCGGGCGCTTCGGCGATGGTCGGTTCGATCAGGCCGCGAACGGTCTGGGAGATATCTCCCGCCACACGCGGCGCCATCCGCCAGGCAAGCCGATCGTCGACGGTCCAGTCGCCGATCAGGATGGCCGCTTCGGTATAGGTATGCGCCTTGGGAGGTTTGTAAAGTTCGCCGCCCTTGTCTAGAGCGGTCATCTGAGCCGGAACCAATACGCGACCCGAACGGGTAACGATCGGCGCACAACCGTTGTCACCCAGATAGATCGCATTCTTGCCGATCCAGAGGTCGGGGAAGGGATGTTGCGCGTCAAAGTCGCCGACGCCGACGATCGGATTGTCACATAGCCAGCTTTTTTCGCCGTCGGTCGAGAGACGGTAACGCAGGTAGTAGGTCTTTTGGGCGATTGGAGGCTCGTTGATCGTTGGATCGAGCTCTGGCGTATCGAGTGAGTTGACGATCGAAATAACGCAATTGCGTTTCACATCGAGCGTCGCCGTCGTTGGATTGCGGCGAAAGCCAGGCGTCAATCCGCGGGTCAAAGCATGATGCGAGCGAATCGGCGACCAGGTTGCTCCGTTGTCATCCGATTGCCAACTTGAACTGACCAAGCGGTTTGTCGTCGCGTCAGCATAGATCGCCCGATAAAAGGGAGACGCCGTCGCGGTGACTTCACGGCTAACGATCGAAACGCAGGGTGCTTGCGTATCCGCGGCCGTCACGCGTTCAGTCCCCACGAAGAGGATGCTGAAAGCGGCGACGGCATAGATCTGTTTTTTAAAGGTATTCATTTTGGCGAGTCGAAGTTGGCTAGTTGAGTTCAAAATCCAGTTTCTGCGGCGAATCGCCCATGCTGACGGTGAGCGGATCGAGTTTCGAGTTCGCGTTGTATTGGGCCGGCAGAATTTGGCGACGTTGTTCGACAACTTGGCCGGGCTCGCTCAACGGCATATCCTCGCCTTCAAAACCTTCGATTTCGATTTTGTAGGCGCCTGGCGACAATGCGAATTGCCCCTCTAGTTCATAGCTGCCGTCAATAATTTGAGCGACGCGTACCGGCGCGTTGACGCCGGGGGAGGGAACAAAGCGAACGAAGCCGTCGCCGATGGGTTGCCCCTGGTACGAGACCGATCCGCGAACCGGAATCTGATTGGGATCGCCGGATCCGCAGCCGACGGCAATCAATAGCACGGCGGCGGTAAGGAGAAGAGTTTTCATGGGAGTACAGGCTCCAGCAAGGGAGTTCAATGACAATGGAGTGAATAGAGAGAAGCGAAGTCGCCGGTTAGTACTCCGCGACCACTTCGTTTCCTTTGATCGTCGTCAAATCGAGCAGCGTGGAGAGTTGAATGGTTTCGGGGATATAGCGAACCGAGCCATCGGCAAACGTCGCCAAGCAGCCGCCGGGATGATAGCTCGACGGGCCATTGAACGCATCCGAACCAGAGAACGCCCAGCCGCTGAGATTGGGGAAGTTCGCATTGATGCCGCCAGACGTTCCCATTCCACCGCTATAAAGGCCCCAGGCCCACACGCGATGGCTGCCTGGCTTGTTGCCGACGCTCTCGGCGATCGCCAATGTGTTGGAGGTCCCGTCAATGATATCGCGAAAACCATTTTTCGAATTCAAGAAGAAGAGGCCGTCTTTGCCGTAGCCGATAGCGCTTACTTGATCCCGAGCTACCGTTCCGTCGCGTCCGCTATGCGCTACTGGAACATAGTGCGTCGCCCAAGCGTCGTCGTCACCTGCGATACTACCGGTGTAGCTGCAGCCTTCGTCTTGTGGATTGCTGGGACAAAGATAGGCTTCCACGCGAGGCTGATATTTTCCCCAATTGACCGTATCGCCGGCGCCGGCATTAAAGTCGATCGTGTTGTAGAGCGCCGTTCGTTCGATAAACGGCAAGATTGCGGTCAGACCAGTCTGAGTGCGATAGGTTTGCGGATTGGAGCTTACGGTCGATCCTTCAGGAGCGGCGCTGCGTCCGTAAGGAAACACGAGATGCGTGTCGTGATAGTTGTGCAGCGCCAGGCCAAGCTGCTTCAGATTGTTCGAACAGGACATGCGCCGCGCCGCTTCGCGAGCTTGCTGCACTGCAGGCAATAATAATGCGATTAAGACGCCGATGATAGCGATGACGACCAACAACTCGACCAGCGTAAAGCCGTCCGAACGACGTTGATAAGGGGATCTGACATCCAGCATGAGATCTATCTCCCGAGCGTGAAACATTGGAAAAGAAATAATTGGAAAAGGGGCAGATTGCATGTAAGGGGCGGATTTCGTCGGGCGCTATTTGGGACCGCTCGACGCCGGATTTGCCATGTGGTGTTCCAGCAATTGAATCGCTGGGTCGGTTTTGCCGTCCATGATGAGACTGCAAAGTTCGCGATGCTCTCCCAGCGTCTGCTGACGCTTACTGCGGACCACATCGATCGTGTCGACCGGCGAAAGGTTGAAGATCAACTGCGCTGAATGCGAATACATCTGAATCAGTCGCGAATTTCCTGAGAGCGCGACCAGCGCCTGGTGGAACATGAAGTCGGCCTCGCAAAAGCCAAGTTCGATGTCGACTTCGTGCAATCGCTGCATCGTTTCGCACAGGTCGGTCAGCGGCTGAAACGCTCCTTTTTTGAGCTGTCGCGCGGTGACCAGTTTGATCGCCCCCGACTCGAGAACGCAGCGTGCTTGCATGATCTCTTCCAGCTCGAAATCGCCGAGAATCGGAGCGAAAAAGCCTCCTTTTTCTCCCTGTGTTAACAGGCCGTCATGTTCGAGCAGAACCAACGCTTCACGCAAACCGCCGCGGTGTACTTCCAGTCGCTCTGACCATTCCACTTCGGGCAACCGTGAGCCGGGGGAAATTTGCCCACAGATCAACATCCGCCGCAAAACGTCGTAGCATTTCTGCCGTGCTGAGACGCGACCGTTGTTGCCGTTGGTTGCTGTAGCCATAAGGTTTACCTGATCTGTGTGGCCGCAACGGGGTGCGGCGGTCTCTTGTTGTGCTGTCGACAAATCGGGGCGTTTAACGCCGTCGTCACTGTCACTTTTGGGTAGGGGCTTTGTCTTCGTAAAGCCACTTGACCGGAACGCTGACAACCTTGGTGCCGATCAAGAGCGGATGCTTCAATTGTTCGGTCAGCCAGTACGAAAGGAGTACGCGGTCGTCGACGCAGTGAATCGCCGTGTAGCAGAACCAGCCGTTGGGATCGGTCTCGATTGGTTTGGCGTGAGTCCAGGTAGCCCCTTCATCCGCAGAGATCGCGACATTGAGCGGCGTACGGCGTTTGACGTTGTCGTTCCAGACCAACAGCAAGTCGCCGGTCGAGGGGATGCGTTTGATCGAAGCGGGCGAAACGGGACTGTCGAAGTTCCAGGGCTGGGGAGCCGAGAACGTTTCGCCACCATCGCTGGAATAACAAATCGCTTGTCGCCCCAGGTTAGAGCGAATCCACATCAAGATGCGACCATCTTTGAGCTCGATGACGCCGGGTTCTTGCGTCACAAATCGACTGCCGTCGTCGCGGGCGCCGATGACCGTTTGTTTGCCGCGGCGCCAAGTTTTGCCGCTATCGTCCGAGAGAAAACAGACGATATCGGCGGCGCCTTGCCATTTTCCGTCACGCACATGCATCGCAGCCGGAGCGATCAGGCGGCCTGACTTGGTTTGAATCACGCGATCATTGTTGACGACGAAGTAATTCTCTTCGCCCGGCATGCAGTCGATCGGTTCGCTCCAGGTTTCCGCTTCATCACTGCTGGTCCGCATCCGCATCTTGCAATCTTTGATGGAGTTTTTCACTAGGTAGAACAACGCGATACGGCCATCGGCCAAGCGAAGCAGCGACGCTGACATGTCGTTTTCTTTCCCTTCGCGAGGGAAGATCGCCGCGTCATTTTTTGTCCAGGTTTGACCGCCATCGGCCGAAGTGCAGGCCGCCAGATATCCCTGGGCGTCGTCTCCACCGCTGACGCCGGAAAATCGTGAGTAGATGTAAAGGATATTTCCATCTTTCAGGGTGACAAATCCGCCTTCAGTGTTCCGCGGGTTGTTAGGGCCAGAGGGAAGCGTGAGAACGGTTTCGGGAGTTTCGGCCTGCGAAACAGAGCAGAGGAGGGCGAAAGCGAGGAGAAAAATCGGCAGGATACGCGAGGTCATCGGGATCTCCGTGGATATCAGGCGGACATTTTGGAAGGGACTGTAGCAGTTCTTCGCCTGTTCTTTATGTAGTCAGAATAACGCTAATTTTGTCGACATCAATAGTTGGGGCAAAAAAAAGCCACGCCTCCTTTTCGGGGGCGTGGCTCCGTTAGAACGCTGTATTTTCCGTCCAATAGGACTATTTTTGGGGCAAATTCTCCAGAAACAGCCGCACAAAGTTGCCCTGGAAGATCGCATCGAGATCGGTGTTGCTGTATCCGCGGTTGGACAAAATTGTCGACAGAGATTGTAGGTCGGCGATCGAGTTCAAGTCGTGCGGCGTTTGCTCGGTTCCAAACCCGCCGTCGAGGTCACTGCCGATGCCGACATGCCGAACATTGCCAGCAAGTTGGCAGATGTGATCGACATGATCGGCCGCCGCCGCCAGCGAAACGCAACTGGGCGAGCTTTCACCGCGGATCCAACCAGGCGTCAGCATCCAGGCGTCAAACGCCATCCCGATCACCGCGTCGCGTTCGATCAACGCGCGAATTTGATCATCCGAAAACTGACGATCGCCGGGGACCAGTTCGCGGCACATATTGTGACTTGCCAAGACTGGGCCAGGGAACAGTTCAAGCACTTCAAAAAACGCAGGCTCAGCGCAGTGCGTGAGGTCAACAATCATGCCGAGACGCGCGAACTCTTGGAGCAGTTCTCGACCGGCTGGCGTTACCGGACCTTGGATGCCGGTACCTGGCGCATAGGGACCTTGCGCGTAGTGGGAGAGTGAAACGCAGCGCAGTCCATGGTTCCACCAGAATTCGGCCTGCTGCGGCGAATGAATCGGATCAGCGCCTTCCATCGCCAGGATAACTCCGAGCGGCTCCGCCGGATCTTCTTTTCCGGCATGGAGATGTTGTTGCAAGTCGCTGGCTGTGCGAAGCAACTTGATCGCTCCCAGTTCGTCCAGCATTTGGTAATAGGCCAGTTGGCCCATGCCGACCGCGTGGGTGATCGCCTGATTTTGAAAGTCCAAATCAATTCGCGAAAAGCCGGCGGTCGGATTGACCTCCGGTTTTGAGCGTACCAGCACCGTACCCAGACAGACCTGGATGCCGGCCTTTTTCATTTCGGGAAGCGTTACGGTTCCGCGTCCGCGCGCTACGTGGTCAGTCATGTGCGCTTCGTGGCCGCGCATGTCATCCAATGACTGCGTTAGGTCACGATTCCAGTGGAGCGCGTTCCAGGCAAGATCAAGATGAGCGTCGAAGATCGGTCTCACGCGAGGTCCTTCACGATAGTGTGTGGCAAGGCGGATAGTTGGCGAGTTACATGGACATTTTCAACCAATTTGGCGCGCCATGCATCGGCCTCTTCCGCGGTGTACGAATAAAATCCACGTCCATTGGCGGCGCCGCGAGCGCCTTCGTCAATCATCGCTTGAAAGCAAGCTGGTGTTTCGGTCGCTTGACTCAGCTCCGGAAAAAGCCGCCTCATCGCTTGGGCGTAGGCGGGCAAGCCGCTGAGATCCATCCAGCGAAATGGGCCAGCGACGTTGGCCCACACCGAGATCGCGTTGACAAATGCACGATCGATCGTGTCGACGTCGGCGACTTCATTTTCCAGCAACCAGAACGCTTCGCGATACATTGCGTAGGCGAGCCGATTGACGATGAAGCCGGGAACATCACGCTGGACGATGGTCGGATCTTTCCCCAATTGTCGGCCGAGGCTTGCTGCGGACTCGGAAGTCGCGTCATCGGTATGTTCGCCCCGAATGATCTCCAGAAAGCGAGTCAAATGGGAAGGCTCGGCCCAGTGCATGCCGACGACACGCTGTGGAAACTGACAATGCGCCTGCAATAGAGATATCGGCAGCGCCGACGTATTGCTGGCGATCGGCGTGCTTTTGGGAAGCAAGCGTTCGAGCGCCGCTATGGTTTCTTGTTTGATGACGGGATCTTCGGGAATGCTTTCGATTACAAAATCGCAGCTGCCCAGGCGAGACAGCTCCGCGGTCGGTTGAAAATGAGACGGCCAGCCTTCCGGAATCGCTTCGGCGTCAGAAGGATGACGTGCAAGTTCTTCCAGCGCCGCTGCAACATGGGCTTTAGCGGCGGCGAAACTAGCGGGATCGATGTCAAACGCGACCACCTGAAAGTTGTTGGCCAAAAGCGAGGCGCAGATGCCGCGCCCCATGAGGCCAAGGCCGACGACGCCGACCGTGCGAATGTTCATGAGCATGATTCTCTAGGAAAGATTCAACAGCGGCAGACTCTCTCGGTAGATCATCTGTTCAATTTTCTGCTCATCCAGTCGCGGCAGTCCGGTTCCTTGGACGAGCGAGTTCAAATTGCGTATGCCGGCAATCGAATCGTTGACCGTGGTGAAGGGGTAGTCAGTGCCGAACAGCACTTTGTCCCAAACGCCATATTCTTGCACCAGCATCAGCGATTGATAAAGCTGAAAGGGGCGATAGTGGAGTGCTGAAACGTCCGCGTAAACGTGCTGGTGCTTGCGAATCACCGCGACGCATTCCCCTTCGTACGGATGTCCGAGATGCGCCAGGATCATCCGCTGCTCGGGATAGCGGGCCGCGACGCGATCCAGATAACGTGGCAAAGTGCAATCCAGCGGCGCTTGGGCGATGAAAGTGGTGCCGGTATGCAGCAGCACCGACAGGCCATGCTGCGACGTGTAACGCCAGAGCGGATCAAGCGACTCGCTATCGGGACGGAAACCAGCGTACATCGACAGGAGCTTCACTCCCCGCAGGCCAAGCGTCTGATGGCCATGTTGCAGTTCGTCGTACCAGTTGGGCTGCGTGGGATCGACTGAGAGAAATCCGATCAGTTGGTCGGGGTGCTGATCGACATAGTCTGCGACCGATTGATCGTCGACCCACATGCCGCTCAGTTTCGCTTTGCCGCCAAAGACGATTGTGCGAACGTCGTCTGGCGCCGTCGCGCGATATTCTTCGAACCGAACGGTCAGATCTACTTCGACGCCGCTTCGCGCTCGGGAGGCCTGGCGGCGAAAATCATCGGTGAAATGCTGAGGATAGGACCAGACGTGACTATGGACGTCGATGATCATGATTTCTCCAGTACGTCGCTAAGCAAGTCGAACAAGCGATCGATTTCGGTGATCGTTTCTGCGTCCAAGCGATAAGCGGTTGGTCCGCGAACGATCGTGTTTTGGAAAATCCCTTGGCGAACGAGGAGATGCTTTTCAATCGCCAAGAATGCGTCCAGGCTATGCTGCGCGGCGACAATGGCCGAGATCGGCAGCGATAGCTCGTAGATGCGACGTTCGTCGGAAGCTTCGAGCGCACGATAGAGCGCGACGATTCCGCGAATTAGATCGGCGCCAGGCATCGTGCCAACGATTCCCCGGCGATAGCTGTCAACCAAGGCGATGCCCCCGGTTCCTTCAAAGATCGCCGCTTTGCCACCGGTAGCGTCGCGCAAGGCCGAGAGTCGCGGACCTATCGGCGTCGCTTCCGGCTTGAAGAAGATCCGTTCTGCTCCAAAGCGATGCAGCAAGTCGGCCTGTAGTGCGATCGACATCGGCTTGCCGACATAACCGCTGGCGTCTTGTACGATGACCGGTAGCGAGATCGCACGGACGATTCCTTCGTAGTAAGCGAGCAGTTCGCCTTCTAGCGCGCCGATCGAAACAGGCGGAATCGCCATCACCGCTGTGGCGCCGACGCTTTCGGCGTGCTTGGCGTTCTCGATCGCAATCTTCGTCGATTCACCGCCGACGCTAATGACGACCGAGCCGCGATCGGCGACCATTTCACAAGTGCAGGCCGCGAGTAGACGATTTTCGGCAGTCGTCAAACGCAGGACTTCAGAGACCATCGCCATCACGACCCCATCGGCGCCGCACTTTAGCAGCCACTCGATCTCGTGCTGTAGCGTTGAGTAGTCAATTTCGCCTGACTCCAGGTAAGGCGTTTGAAAGACCGGCAAGACGCCTTGTAGCGGGCCTGCGTATCGATTCATGAAAGCATTCCTCGAGTATCAATGTCGGTCATCGCGATCGTCTTTTCCGGCGTTTGCAGAAAGACTTGATTTTGCAAATTGACGCAGGGGCAAATGTGATTGGGAATGACGGTGAGGCGCTCGCCGATCTTCGGCAGCGTTTCGCAGTCTGCGAAGTCGATCTCGCCATGCTCTTCGCTAAGGCGAACGATTTTGGCGCGAGGGTATTCCAGAACGTGCCCATGTCCCGAGTCAGGCTGCGTCACATTGCGATCACTGGTCAGCGTTTTCGTGCCGGCATCGATCACGCATTTGCCAGGAACGGCGGTACTGACCACCGTGCAAACGATCGCGACGGCGCACTCTGCCAGTTCGCAATAGCCGGCGCATACGGTGTTCATGTCGTTGAAGATATTGGTGCCGGGGCGAATTTCGGTTTGCGAGGGAAGCAGATGTGATTGATAAGTGGTCGGCGTTGATCCTCCAGAGACGATGCCGGCCGCCAGTCCGTGGCTTTTCCACAGAGCGATGACCTCAGTAAGGATCGCATCGATTTCTCGCAATGATTCGGACTGTTCATCCGCCGGTCGCCAAATGTGACCGGGATAGAAGAAGATACCGTCGAGCCGCAGCGCCTTTCCGGCCTGGACGACTAGTTGGGCAAGTTGCAACGCTTCGGCAGGCGTCGAGACGCCGGTGCGATTCATGCCAACATTGACATCGATCAAAATTCCGATTGTCGATTCCGCCTTTTGAGCCGCTGCGGCCAATGCCGAGACGCCATACGGTGAATCAACCGCGACGCGGACGGTATGCGTTTGAGCGAGTTGGGCGACGCGACGGCGGCGATCGGGATCAATCGCAGGGTAAGCGATCAAAATATCGCTCGACTCTTGCGCCATCACCTCGGCTTCACCCACTTTGGCGACGGTTAGGCCTCTGCTCCCTTGTTTCAATTGCATGCGTGCGAAGAGT
The nucleotide sequence above comes from Blastopirellula sp. J2-11. Encoded proteins:
- a CDS encoding succinylglutamate desuccinylase/aspartoacylase family protein; the encoded protein is MNLQRIEIAGAIHGPHLLILAGVHGDEYEPIAAVRRLAETIDSRQLRGTVTLVPIANHPAFVSRSRTGSDRLDLARTFPGFRHGKPTEQIAFAANELIEEADFLIDLHTGGLAMEISPLVGYMLVSDAATLETQRQMAAAFGLPIIWGTSARLEGRSLSAARDANVPAIYAEWGGGGGCNPDGVAAYVQGCLQVMAAFKMIADLPATIDVDRYVIEDDRDASGHLQINYPAPVAGYYEASAALDTMIVPGDELGRIYDPQTLHPTPICATQRGRLITRRVLPAVDVGDCLAVILEDPAERGAFDE
- a CDS encoding sodium:solute symporter; translation: MRLSTYVVVGLTPLVLAGATGVACAQEPTVASSIAAPSFGWVNWAVLIAYLAAMVGIGGYFSRSESSGEDFFLAGGRIPWWAAGLSIYGTQLSAITFMAVPALALAPDGNWTKIVGGWTTLLMAPLIVYFYLPLFRRLQVQTAYQYLERRFHLSVRLIASLIFIAFQVGRMGIVLLLPAVAIAAATGSNVLVAVILMGTLATIYTVLGGMEAVIWTDVVQVIVLIGGALLCLAVSIFEIGGPMQLYELASSADKLTIFTWSATPSEPSTWVLLVGFFFINLIAYTTDQTVVQRYLTTPDEKSAARSIWLNGLMTIPTGFLFLLLGTSLWGFYQLHPEIASPGKADQVVPWFVMQQLPAGVAGLVIAAIFAAAMSSLDSSMNSIASAIVNDFWLRLAGPAKPSAEIRVARLLTLLIGILGTSMALVMAVLNITSLFDYFNLMLGMLGGGLSGIFLLAVFTTRANWIGALVGLAAGAAATAMVQFDSTLHVYLSGAAGTLTCALVGYVVSWILPQPQGDLQGLTIHTMVSSKSNQAVDHDSANHSPSPSIDSSIG
- a CDS encoding dihydrodipicolinate synthase family protein, giving the protein MHTRLISAICTPIHSNGDLHAEGLTAHIEAQIAAGIDGLLVAGTMGLMQLQTDATYEKLIEESVSIASARTEMWVGVGDASYHRTLARIRIAERQPVDGLVILTPYLMKFTEQELLRYYLQLADAANKPLFLYDLPGLTGTALSMELIEQVVAHPNVHGLKCTRDWQWTTELWERFGERTRVVPAQPERVADLIRLGVPDNLDGLFAIFPNQSRALADAADQGQWEEAAQLQADLCRFLEIGRASKLFGAVSSILNALGVPGLMAPAPYDQLSSEEQDQLLNDATIRRLIDNELKLAVAQPS
- a CDS encoding sialidase family protein; this encodes MNTFKKQIYAVAAFSILFVGTERVTAADTQAPCVSIVSREVTATASPFYRAIYADATTNRLVSSSWQSDDNGATWSPIRSHHALTRGLTPGFRRNPTTATLDVKRNCVISIVNSLDTPELDPTINEPPIAQKTYYLRYRLSTDGEKSWLCDNPIVGVGDFDAQHPFPDLWIGKNAIYLGDNGCAPIVTRSGRVLVPAQMTALDKGGELYKPPKAHTYTEAAILIGDWTVDDRLAWRMAPRVAGDISQTVRGLIEPTIAEAPDGRILMVMRGSNMHDPKVAATKWFAISEDEGETWSQPQRWKYTDGTGFFSPSSMSVLMRHSSGRIFWVGNITPENPDGNLPRFPLAIGEVNPQSLQLIRESVVLVDQKSKADERQGRLDLSHVHLMEDRETGEFILTYPRAHNSYTQREYALLRLAVSPN
- a CDS encoding DUF1559 domain-containing protein, whose product is MLDVRSPYQRRSDGFTLVELLVVIAIIGVLIALLLPAVQQAREAARRMSCSNNLKQLGLALHNYHDTHLVFPYGRSAAPEGSTVSSNPQTYRTQTGLTAILPFIERTALYNTIDFNAGAGDTVNWGKYQPRVEAYLCPSNPQDEGCSYTGSIAGDDDAWATHYVPVAHSGRDGTVARDQVSAIGYGKDGLFFLNSKNGFRDIIDGTSNTLAIAESVGNKPGSHRVWAWGLYSGGMGTSGGINANFPNLSGWAFSGSDAFNGPSSYHPGGCLATFADGSVRYIPETIQLSTLLDLTTIKGNEVVAEY
- a CDS encoding GntR family transcriptional regulator — protein: MATATNGNNGRVSARQKCYDVLRRMLICGQISPGSRLPEVEWSERLEVHRGGLREALVLLEHDGLLTQGEKGGFFAPILGDFELEEIMQARCVLESGAIKLVTARQLKKGAFQPLTDLCETMQRLHEVDIELGFCEADFMFHQALVALSGNSRLIQMYSHSAQLIFNLSPVDTIDVVRSKRQQTLGEHRELCSLIMDGKTDPAIQLLEHHMANPASSGPK
- a CDS encoding sialidase family protein, which encodes MTSRILPIFLLAFALLCSVSQAETPETVLTLPSGPNNPRNTEGGFVTLKDGNILYIYSRFSGVSGGDDAQGYLAACTSADGGQTWTKNDAAIFPREGKENDMSASLLRLADGRIALFYLVKNSIKDCKMRMRTSSDEAETWSEPIDCMPGEENYFVVNNDRVIQTKSGRLIAPAAMHVRDGKWQGAADIVCFLSDDSGKTWRRGKQTVIGARDDGSRFVTQEPGVIELKDGRILMWIRSNLGRQAICYSSDGGETFSAPQPWNFDSPVSPASIKRIPSTGDLLLVWNDNVKRRTPLNVAISADEGATWTHAKPIETDPNGWFCYTAIHCVDDRVLLSYWLTEQLKHPLLIGTKVVSVPVKWLYEDKAPTQK